The Imtechella halotolerans DNA window TGCTTTTTGAAATCCATAGGTTACATTTTCACGAATATCATTGAAAAAATGAATATAGTAAGAATCCGCAACTACCAAATTTAGAAAGCCTTTAACAACATTAAAACGAATTACATCCGCCACATTTTCTTGAAGATATGCACCAATCTTATCTCCAATTTGTTGGGGATTTCCCTTAATATTGCGCAGCATTGGAAATACCACTATTGTAATATCTCCTTCAAACTCCTTTCTAGTTGCTTGAAATTCTACAGAATCTAATGTTACATTGAATAGCTGCTGTACGGCCGATTTAACATGACCCGTTAATTGCTCCTGAATATTCATGGTTAATTTGCTTGTGAAAGTTGCAAAGATACGTTTTGATTTAGGATGACGCAACGTAGAATAATACCATTTTTAAAAGAGTCAAAAAGAACACTTGCAGAACTGAATTACTTTTTATAAATTTAATAATCAGCACCTTAATATCCTACAACTACTAACTAAACCACTAATGCTGCTGAATATTTCCATACAAAACAAAATATCCAAACAACAAATTGACAGGTTGGTAGGGACGTCTTTTACCCTAAAAGAGCGTTACAATTTAGGTGGAATTGTATCTCCAAAACTATACATAAGCACTTCGAGCATGGCGATCAACAACCTACTCATATTAAATAAAAATGACCATAGTTGTACAATTGAAATGCGTCCAAAAGGCATCATTATAAAGTTTTCATCTCAATTCAACACCTACGCTTTGATTACATCCTACAACAAAATGAGCATTAGAAAACCATCGGCAATTGATTATAGCATTTACCTAGAAAGTCATTTTTTAAAGATAAAGGCGGACTCTAAAACTCATGATTTCATAACCAAATTGTTTCGTTACAAGTTAAGTAATCTAGCTACACGCATAGAGGATGTTCCATAGGATGGGAAAATCATTTATTCTCTATTTCTTAACAATTTAATAAGCCTTATCATTGACGATTCGCTCAACTTTGCGCAAAAAACATGGAGCTTTTCATTTATATTTTTGCCGCTTTATTTTCAGTAATTAATCCTTTAGGTACACTTCCCATTTTTGTGGGACTTACACAAAATGACACTTCTCAAGAAAGAGCACGTATTTCACTTTGGGCTGCTATAAATACCTTCATCATTTTACTTATTGCCTTTTTCTTAGGCAAGTATATTTTAGGCTTTTTTGGAATTACATTAAATTCTTTAAGAATTGCAGGAGGTCTGGTAATTACAAGTTCTGGATTTGCCCTGCTTACCGGGTCCTTTTCTAAACACAAAGGAATAGACAAACGAGTAAAAGATGATGCCTACCAACGTAATGATATTGCGCTTACACCTTTAGCTATACCTATGCTTGCAGGACCTGGTTCTATTTCACTATTAATTGCCTTACGAGAGGAATTTCAAAAAAGCATTGAAATGGTAACAGCACTAACAGCTGTAACCTTAGTTTGCTTTATTGTTTTTCTAATGCTGAAAAGCGCACCATATATTGTAAAATGGCTTGGTGCTTCTGGAATCAATGCAGTATCCAGGATTATAGGATTTATTGTCATTGCTATTGGAATCGAATACATTTGCACAGCAGTCATTGACATTATAAAAACCACCTTCTAACCTAAATGTAAGCCACATTCCCTATTAGCTTCAACTTTAGTAGGATCAAAATATTTAAATTCATTTTCCAATTGATGATCAGCTAAATACGTATCCAATTGAGCATCATCCCAATAAAAAAAAGGAGAAACTTTTAAAACACCATCACTACCTTGAGTCACTATGTCCAACGTATCTCTAAATGCTGTTTGCCCTTTTCGTAGATTAGTGAACCATACATCCGGTTTGTGAGTTTCCATTGCTCTGCGAAATGGCTCTAGTTTCACTTGTTCTGTGAACAATGCATGATTAGGATCTTCAATTCCTGGTAATCCAATTTGAGCTTCTCGATAGGCTACCGTTTGTTGAGGAACGTATAAGGAAACCTTAAGAGACAACCGATCGATAATACGCTGAGCATGCCTGTAAGTAGCCATGGTATTATATCCTGTGTCACACCAAATTACAGGTATATCATTCTTAACTACACTACACAAATGTAATATTGCTGCCTCATAGGGTCTAAAATTTGTCGTAATAACTGGTCGTTGAGCTTGAGACAAGGCCCATAGGACAATCTCCTTAGGAGATTTTTCGCGAAGTATTTTATTGATTTCGACTAAGTTCATTTTTACTAAATTCAACTCAGCAAATATACTATTATTCTATCGATATTATAGAATAGTTACATCAAATCCTTTAGACATTTATTAGTTAAAACGGCCAACATATTGTCTCGAAGCTCAATCATAACTGCATTAAGCTTACAATCCTCCTCACTATTACAATCATCACACTTTTCATAGTAATTAAGGCTAACACAAGGCAATGGAGCAACTGGCCCTTCCAAAATGCGATATAGAGAAACCAATTTCACATCTGAAGGTTCTTTCAACAAATAATACCCCCCTCCTTTTCCCATTTTAGAGCCCAAAAAACCACTATTCTTTAACTGAAGCAATATGGCTTCTAAAAATTTCTTAGAAATATTTTCTGCTTCAGAAATCTCTGAAATTAAAACAGGCGTCCCTTTACCTTTTCTAGCAAGATAAGACATAGCTTTAAGTCCATACTTGGTTTTTTTGGAAATCATACCTAAAATTCTATCGGATTAGTGGGTAAATATACTATTTTTTAGGTAAAAAAACTTCAGCCATCATACAACGAGCACTCCCACCACCACAAGTTTCAATGGTTTCTAGAGAAGAATATAAAATACTGCAATGCTTTTCAATTGTAGCAATTTGTTGTTGCGTCAAACTTTTATATGCCGCCTCACTCATGACCATATATCTCTTTTCTTCTGCACCTACAACTTGGAGCATATTTCCAGCAAAATGATGCATTTGCATTTCTGTAATAGCGACAATTTCCTTTCCATCCTCTTTTAGATGTTGCAAAACATTTTTGCGTTCCTTCTTATCATCAATACTCTCGAGACAAATTACCGCAAAAGTTTCTGCCAAAGCCATCATAACATTAGTATGATATATTGGCATTCGTTTTCCATCTACCGATTGGTTGGCTGTAAAAATAACCGGTGTATATTCAAAATCTTCACAAAACTCAATAAACAATTCCTCATCTGCTCTAGGCGATAAAGCACAATAGGCTTTTCTATTCACGCGATCCAGGATAATACTTCCAGTTCCTTCAAGAAAAAGACCGTCCTCTTCAGCTCCCGTATAATCAACAATATGTTGAATTTCATACCCCCTATCTTCTAACAAATCTAGAACATCTTCTCTACGTTCTCTACGTCTATTTTCAGCAAACATAGGATAAAGAGCAATATCACCATTTTCATGAAAAGAAATCCAGTTGTTAGGAAAAATAGAATCAGGAGTATCCGTTTCCTTTCTATCCTCAATAACAATAACATCTACACCCACCAACCGAAGTTTCTGGACAAACTGATCGAATTCTTCTTGAGCGTGACTATTAATTTCCTGATTTTTAATAGCAAGATCTTCCTGAAAATAATTATTTACCGCCGTTTGTTCATTCATTCTGAACTGTATTGGGCGTATCATGATAATGGTATTAGTGACTTGATTCATATTCAGAATTCAATAATGTTGAGTACTACTTTAATCTCTTATAAGAGGAAGCGTTGAACAACGCAACAACCCTTCTTGTTTGGCAATTTCAGCATAAGGAATTTCTTCTACAGTAAACCCATTGCTTCTCAACCAGTTATTTAAACGAGTGAAATTTCTCTCAGAAACAACTACATCAGGGGTAATAGAGAAAACATTGCTAAACATATGATACATTTCTTCTCGTTCAATATGAAATAG harbors:
- a CDS encoding MarC family NAAT transporter codes for the protein MELFIYIFAALFSVINPLGTLPIFVGLTQNDTSQERARISLWAAINTFIILLIAFFLGKYILGFFGITLNSLRIAGGLVITSSGFALLTGSFSKHKGIDKRVKDDAYQRNDIALTPLAIPMLAGPGSISLLIALREEFQKSIEMVTALTAVTLVCFIVFLMLKSAPYIVKWLGASGINAVSRIIGFIVIAIGIEYICTAVIDIIKTTF
- a CDS encoding phosphoadenosine phosphosulfate reductase domain-containing protein; translated protein: MNLVEINKILREKSPKEIVLWALSQAQRPVITTNFRPYEAAILHLCSVVKNDIPVIWCDTGYNTMATYRHAQRIIDRLSLKVSLYVPQQTVAYREAQIGLPGIEDPNHALFTEQVKLEPFRRAMETHKPDVWFTNLRKGQTAFRDTLDIVTQGSDGVLKVSPFFYWDDAQLDTYLADHQLENEFKYFDPTKVEANRECGLHLG
- a CDS encoding RrF2 family transcriptional regulator — protein: MISKKTKYGLKAMSYLARKGKGTPVLISEISEAENISKKFLEAILLQLKNSGFLGSKMGKGGGYYLLKEPSDVKLVSLYRILEGPVAPLPCVSLNYYEKCDDCNSEEDCKLNAVMIELRDNMLAVLTNKCLKDLM
- the ctlX gene encoding citrulline utilization hydrolase CtlX is translated as MNQVTNTIIMIRPIQFRMNEQTAVNNYFQEDLAIKNQEINSHAQEEFDQFVQKLRLVGVDVIVIEDRKETDTPDSIFPNNWISFHENGDIALYPMFAENRRRERREDVLDLLEDRGYEIQHIVDYTGAEEDGLFLEGTGSIILDRVNRKAYCALSPRADEELFIEFCEDFEYTPVIFTANQSVDGKRMPIYHTNVMMALAETFAVICLESIDDKKERKNVLQHLKEDGKEIVAITEMQMHHFAGNMLQVVGAEEKRYMVMSEAAYKSLTQQQIATIEKHCSILYSSLETIETCGGGSARCMMAEVFLPKK